The Methanobacterium lacus genome includes a region encoding these proteins:
- a CDS encoding methylamine methyltransferase corrinoid protein reductive activase, with protein MNNPYSIALDIGTSGIRAQAINLEDFKVISTAITLRHPLPGANVVDHLHFAIEVGRETAHKLLIKTINNVLNNLGIDLKQVERLAVCGNPIQLSLFQNIEIRDLAYWGSNAIKSLNITPPSRDATTITAKEIGLDMNPDADILIPPAIKHEIGADALAMLYKSDILDKQGIYLVIDFGTNAEMALVIDDDIYTCSAAAGPAIEGQMIENGKLASPGTICDFKEMGEGWKGYVLDNELIVNEGDVVDPRTGKTVQRGEMDGKSNGITGTGVIAAFSLGIDSGLITLPNIKSPNNMINLQDGIHLSTRDITMIGKALGAFRAAYLTLAEEADVLLSDVDAVYMAGASGFYVDPLKSMNIGQIPQSSRVIYQLGNTSLEMARDIAIEPDLLNDLQKIAKNMRGNHIMLATSETFEKMYSLELSIYEQGMPIWMYNDWLDKYGFQKIPPKFSNPEMHKIFKRDIAELGEEGLKIVKINSTLNADFEGCTNCLTCMKSCPENALKIENGTATVKTDLCNGMACLKCELSCPEKVFKFREFLGDEK; from the coding sequence ATGAACAACCCATATTCGATTGCTTTAGATATAGGAACCAGCGGTATAAGAGCCCAGGCAATTAATTTAGAAGATTTTAAAGTAATTTCTACTGCCATTACATTGAGACATCCTTTGCCAGGAGCTAATGTTGTGGATCACCTCCATTTTGCCATTGAGGTGGGTAGAGAAACTGCACACAAACTTCTGATTAAAACAATTAACAATGTATTAAATAATCTTGGAATTGACTTAAAACAGGTTGAAAGATTGGCTGTTTGTGGAAATCCAATACAACTATCATTATTTCAAAATATAGAAATAAGGGATCTTGCATATTGGGGATCAAATGCAATTAAAAGTTTAAATATTACACCACCCTCACGGGATGCAACAACCATAACTGCAAAAGAAATTGGTCTTGACATGAATCCAGATGCAGATATACTAATTCCTCCAGCAATCAAACATGAAATAGGTGCTGACGCCCTTGCAATGCTTTATAAATCAGACATTTTGGATAAACAAGGCATTTATCTTGTCATAGATTTTGGTACCAATGCTGAAATGGCCCTGGTAATTGACGACGATATATACACATGTTCAGCGGCGGCTGGTCCTGCAATAGAGGGGCAGATGATTGAAAATGGAAAGTTAGCCTCTCCCGGAACAATATGTGATTTTAAGGAAATGGGCGAGGGATGGAAAGGTTATGTTCTTGATAATGAGCTTATTGTTAATGAAGGTGACGTGGTAGATCCCCGAACTGGAAAAACGGTTCAAAGAGGAGAAATGGATGGTAAATCCAATGGAATAACAGGAACCGGAGTAATAGCAGCATTTAGTTTAGGTATTGATTCTGGTTTAATCACACTCCCCAATATAAAAAGTCCAAATAATATGATAAATCTTCAAGATGGAATCCATTTATCAACTAGAGATATAACAATGATTGGAAAAGCATTAGGTGCATTTAGAGCAGCATATTTAACTCTTGCAGAAGAGGCAGATGTTCTCCTTTCCGATGTGGATGCAGTTTATATGGCCGGAGCCTCAGGATTTTACGTTGATCCACTTAAGTCCATGAATATTGGACAAATACCCCAATCATCAAGGGTAATTTATCAGTTGGGAAATACTTCACTTGAAATGGCACGAGATATTGCCATTGAACCGGATCTTCTTAATGATCTTCAGAAAATTGCCAAGAATATGAGGGGAAATCATATAATGTTAGCCACATCAGAAACCTTTGAAAAGATGTATTCACTTGAATTATCCATCTATGAACAGGGAATGCCAATTTGGATGTATAATGATTGGCTTGATAAATATGGATTTCAAAAGATTCCACCAAAGTTTTCAAACCCAGAAATGCATAAAATATTCAAACGGGACATAGCAGAACTTGGAGAAGAGGGTTTGAAAATTGTGAAAATAAATTCCACATTAAATGCGGATTTTGAGGGATGTACCAATTGTTTGACATGTATGAAAAGTTGTCCAGAAAATGCTTTGAAAATAGAAAATGGAACAGCAACAGTCAAAACAGACCTATGCAATGGTATGGCATGTTTAAAATGTGAATTATCCTGCCCTGAAAAAGTTTTTAAATTCAGAGAATTTTTGGGTGATGAAAAGTAA
- a CDS encoding NAD(P)-dependent glycerol-1-phosphate dehydrogenase yields MDARKIQLPREIHTGAGMIKETGKICRNLRLDGDVMVVTGPNTRKIGGDAVIESLLEEDYNVNDITIDNPSKSSVEAVQDEIKQCSLVLGVGGGKVIDVAKLASTRAAVNFISVPTAASHDGIASPRASIKDEGGNVSLKAEPPIGVIADTEIISKAPFRLLAAGCGDIVSNYTAILDWKLAHRLLDIDYSDSAAALSEMTAKMTINSADAIKEGLTESAGLVVKALISSGIAISIAGTSRPASGSEHKFSHALDIVAPKPALHGEQCGVGTIMMMYLHGGDWKFIRDTLKVIKAPTTAYEMGIEPEYIIEALQMAHTIRSERYTILGDRGLTHESARVLAEKTGVI; encoded by the coding sequence ATGGATGCCAGAAAGATTCAGCTACCTCGGGAGATTCATACTGGAGCAGGTATGATAAAGGAAACTGGAAAAATATGTAGAAATTTAAGATTAGATGGTGATGTGATGGTTGTTACAGGACCTAACACACGTAAAATTGGTGGTGACGCTGTTATAGAAAGTTTACTTGAAGAAGATTACAATGTAAACGACATAACTATTGACAATCCTTCTAAATCATCTGTTGAAGCTGTTCAAGATGAAATTAAACAATGTTCACTTGTATTAGGTGTTGGCGGGGGCAAAGTAATTGATGTTGCTAAACTAGCCTCAACCAGAGCTGCTGTTAACTTCATAAGCGTACCAACAGCAGCTTCTCATGATGGAATAGCATCACCCCGTGCATCAATAAAAGATGAAGGTGGAAATGTTTCACTCAAAGCAGAACCACCAATAGGCGTCATTGCTGATACTGAAATCATAAGCAAAGCACCCTTCAGATTGCTTGCAGCAGGCTGTGGAGATATAGTCTCTAATTACACAGCTATACTTGATTGGAAGTTAGCTCACAGACTTTTGGATATAGATTACAGTGATTCGGCAGCAGCACTTTCTGAAATGACAGCTAAAATGACCATAAATTCTGCTGATGCAATTAAAGAAGGTTTAACAGAGAGTGCTGGACTGGTTGTCAAGGCACTCATAAGTAGTGGAATTGCAATAAGCATAGCAGGGACAAGCAGACCAGCCAGTGGATCAGAACACAAATTCAGTCATGCTCTGGATATTGTTGCTCCTAAACCCGCACTTCATGGGGAACAGTGTGGTGTTGGAACCATAATGATGATGTACCTACATGGCGGGGATTGGAAATTTATTAGGGATACTTTAAAGGTGATTAAAGCACCAACTACTGCATATGAAATGGGAATTGAACCAGAATATATTATTGAAGCCCTTCAAATGGCACATACCATCCGAAGCGAAAGATATACTATTTTAGGAGACAGAGGACTCACCCATGAATCAGCAAGGGTTCTGGCAGAGAAAACAGGAGTCATTTAA
- a CDS encoding V4R domain-containing protein, with amino-acid sequence MTGTKKSSNNKNSQSYKIFSSKKHVDVVKGQVKVKILDALCKKNMSFNEIVELTGKAKPTVSQHLSELVTNGLIVSIKDPNDKRRKIFSINAEFLGELSSDNEAKFDIEEYFSNISNSSDPFDFYRLILRAVRTEFWNDGINIDPILHKAGIRVGKVFYNELQGEDLESFLGNIEKFWEEKHLGRVEVKTLDPIVICVYDCFECKDLPEIGEPACSFDSGLLDAIFSKYLDKDVTTIETTCFAMGDECCTFVIN; translated from the coding sequence ATGACTGGCACTAAAAAATCTTCTAATAACAAAAATTCACAATCTTACAAAATATTCTCATCCAAGAAACATGTAGATGTTGTGAAGGGACAGGTTAAAGTTAAAATATTAGATGCTCTTTGCAAAAAAAATATGAGTTTTAACGAAATTGTTGAGTTAACTGGCAAAGCAAAACCCACAGTTTCTCAACATCTAAGTGAACTTGTAACCAATGGGCTTATAGTTTCTATTAAAGATCCTAACGATAAAAGAAGGAAGATTTTTTCGATTAATGCTGAATTTTTAGGTGAGTTATCGAGTGATAATGAAGCCAAATTTGATATTGAAGAATATTTTTCGAATATTTCAAATTCCAGTGATCCATTTGATTTTTATAGGCTAATACTCAGGGCAGTTAGAACAGAATTTTGGAACGATGGAATCAACATCGACCCCATACTTCACAAAGCAGGCATAAGAGTTGGAAAAGTATTTTACAACGAACTTCAAGGTGAAGATTTAGAATCCTTCCTTGGAAACATTGAAAAATTTTGGGAAGAAAAACATTTGGGTAGGGTAGAAGTTAAAACATTAGATCCCATTGTAATTTGTGTTTATGATTGTTTTGAATGTAAAGATTTACCTGAAATAGGAGAACCTGCTTGTTCATTTGATTCTGGGCTGTTAGATGCAATTTTTTCTAAATATTTAGATAAGGATGTTACAACCATTGAAACCACATGTTTTGCAATGGGCGATGAATGTTGCACATTTGTGATTAATTAA
- a CDS encoding UPF0179 family protein, which produces MITLIGKNLANRGLKFMFYGASSECESCRFKNTCIDTLESGRMYIIKQVKNGEQPCQIHEGGKVRVVEVEKAYIKCLVDSKKSFEGSKLVFETPSCDDQDCNMRSKCFPEGLMNQDKCKIIKNLGKPKHECPQGRELNNVLLKP; this is translated from the coding sequence ATGATAACTTTAATTGGTAAAAACCTCGCAAACAGAGGTCTTAAATTCATGTTTTACGGGGCTTCATCAGAATGTGAGTCCTGCAGATTCAAAAACACATGTATTGACACCCTAGAAAGCGGTAGGATGTACATAATTAAACAGGTTAAAAATGGGGAGCAACCCTGCCAAATACATGAAGGTGGAAAGGTGCGGGTTGTTGAAGTAGAAAAAGCATACATAAAATGTCTTGTTGATTCTAAAAAATCATTTGAAGGATCTAAGTTAGTATTTGAAACACCATCTTGTGATGATCAAGACTGTAATATGAGGTCCAAATGTTTCCCAGAGGGACTGATGAATCAGGACAAATGTAAAATCATAAAGAATCTTGGAAAACCGAAACATGAATGTCCACAGGGACGTGAACTTAACAATGTTTTACTCAAACCTTAA
- the rpiA gene encoding ribose-5-phosphate isomerase RpiA: MITEIKRKVGYLAAEQIKDGDVVGLGTGSTTHFFIEKLGKRIVDEELKLLGIPTSYQSFFLAKDARIQITTLEEHDVDIAVDGADEVDPKFNLIKGGGAAHTLEKIVDSSASKFVVIVDGSKMVDKLGNFPVPVEVIPQASRTVRDQLIKMGGSPTMRMAERKDGPVVTDNGNFIYDVKFSVDNPKLLEVELNALPGVVENGIFTDIVDEVLVGTEKGVETLKK; the protein is encoded by the coding sequence ATGATTACAGAAATTAAACGAAAAGTAGGATACTTAGCGGCAGAACAAATTAAAGACGGGGATGTGGTGGGTCTTGGAACAGGATCAACAACCCATTTCTTCATTGAAAAACTTGGAAAAAGAATAGTGGATGAAGAACTGAAACTCTTGGGAATACCAACTTCTTACCAATCTTTTTTCCTTGCAAAGGATGCAAGAATTCAAATAACAACCCTTGAAGAACATGATGTAGATATAGCTGTTGATGGTGCAGATGAAGTTGACCCGAAATTTAATCTTATAAAAGGAGGGGGAGCAGCACATACCCTTGAAAAAATTGTAGACAGTTCAGCATCCAAATTTGTGGTTATTGTGGATGGATCTAAAATGGTTGATAAACTAGGTAATTTTCCAGTACCAGTTGAAGTGATTCCACAGGCATCGAGAACAGTAAGAGATCAGCTGATTAAGATGGGAGGATCACCAACCATGAGAATGGCAGAGAGAAAGGATGGTCCCGTGGTTACAGATAATGGAAATTTCATATACGATGTTAAGTTCTCTGTGGATAACCCTAAATTACTCGAAGTAGAACTTAATGCACTGCCCGGTGTCGTTGAAAACGGTATCTTTACAGATATTGTGGATGAGGTTTTAGTTGGGACTGAGAAAGGTGTTGAAACACTAAAAAAATAG
- a CDS encoding thioredoxin domain-containing protein, translating to MKDPNIITSKNSYNHLKGEKSPYLIQHSKNPVDWYPWGDEAFEKAKKLDKPIFLSIGYSTCHWCHVMAHESFEDLEVAELLNNNFVAVKVDREERPDVDSVYMAACQIMTGTGGWPLTIIMTHDKKPFFAGTYFPKESSFGNIGLKDLLLNVMDIWRDERKNALDSGDQIFRALKEMSVNTKGKQLDSTILEKTYDQLSKVFDVENGGFGDFQKFPTPHSLMFLLRYWKRTGNKHSLNMVLKTLDEMAMGGIYDHVGFGFHRYSVDKNWLVPHFEKMLYDQALIAMLYTEVYSATGKFEYKKTAQQIYEYVLRDMTDVEGGFYSAEDADSEGVEGKFYYWTYEELYSILDKDSADLITEVFNVKKDGNFNDGYSNESINNILHKKRDYKKIAENKGLNISDLEELVDDILSELFLVREKRVHPHKDDKILTDWNGLMIASLSRAFQVFEEEKYVKAAENCVNFIMNKSYQQNRLMHMFRDGESAVYGNLDDYTFMIWGLLEIYMATFNVDYLEKAMDLNQTVVEHFWDEENGGFYFTADDEEKVLIREKKTFDSAIPSGNSVEFLNLLRLGSFTNDHNQMDTARKLETVFSETVKRSPTGHTQFISGVDFALGPSYSVVIVGDGDSEDTIEMLRLRQLYIPNTTIILKDSKWSDKTNSISEDIDKKSMINGKATAHVCSTGSCKLPTNKKSEMLKLLNETQN from the coding sequence ATGAAGGATCCAAATATAATCACATCCAAAAACAGTTATAACCATTTGAAAGGAGAAAAAAGCCCATATTTAATTCAACACTCCAAAAATCCAGTTGATTGGTATCCATGGGGTGATGAAGCTTTTGAAAAAGCAAAAAAACTGGACAAACCTATTTTTTTATCTATTGGATATTCCACCTGTCACTGGTGCCATGTGATGGCACATGAATCTTTTGAAGACCTTGAAGTTGCTGAACTTTTAAACAACAATTTCGTGGCAGTGAAGGTAGATCGGGAAGAAAGACCTGATGTTGACAGTGTGTACATGGCTGCATGTCAGATTATGACAGGTACCGGTGGTTGGCCATTGACAATTATCATGACCCATGACAAAAAACCATTCTTTGCTGGAACCTACTTCCCAAAGGAAAGCAGCTTCGGAAATATTGGCCTCAAGGATCTTCTTTTGAATGTGATGGACATATGGAGGGACGAAAGAAAAAATGCCCTTGATTCAGGGGATCAAATATTTAGAGCCCTCAAAGAAATGTCAGTCAATACCAAGGGTAAACAATTGGACAGTACCATACTAGAAAAAACTTATGATCAACTCTCCAAGGTTTTTGATGTTGAAAACGGTGGTTTTGGTGATTTTCAAAAATTTCCAACACCCCACAGTTTGATGTTTCTACTGAGGTACTGGAAGAGAACAGGAAACAAACATTCCCTGAACATGGTTTTAAAAACATTAGATGAAATGGCCATGGGCGGAATCTATGACCATGTAGGTTTCGGCTTCCACAGATATTCAGTTGACAAAAACTGGCTTGTACCCCACTTTGAGAAGATGCTGTATGATCAGGCACTGATAGCCATGCTGTACACCGAAGTATATTCAGCCACAGGCAAGTTTGAATACAAAAAAACCGCACAACAAATCTATGAATATGTTCTTAGAGACATGACAGATGTTGAAGGTGGATTTTACTCGGCCGAAGATGCAGACAGCGAAGGTGTCGAGGGAAAATTTTATTACTGGACCTATGAGGAACTATACAGCATCCTTGATAAAGATTCTGCAGATCTGATAACAGAAGTTTTCAACGTGAAAAAAGATGGAAATTTCAACGATGGATATTCAAATGAGTCCATCAATAATATCCTCCACAAAAAGAGGGATTACAAAAAAATAGCAGAAAATAAAGGATTGAATATTTCAGACCTTGAAGAGCTGGTGGACGACATATTATCAGAACTTTTCCTAGTGCGTGAAAAAAGAGTTCATCCACATAAGGATGATAAAATTCTTACAGATTGGAATGGATTAATGATAGCATCCCTTTCCAGAGCATTTCAAGTGTTTGAAGAGGAAAAATATGTTAAGGCCGCTGAAAATTGCGTAAATTTTATTATGAATAAAAGTTACCAACAGAATCGTTTGATGCACATGTTTAGAGATGGTGAATCTGCTGTGTACGGAAATCTCGACGATTACACCTTTATGATTTGGGGTTTGTTGGAAATATACATGGCAACCTTCAATGTGGATTACCTTGAAAAAGCCATGGATTTAAACCAGACAGTCGTTGAACATTTCTGGGATGAAGAAAATGGAGGTTTTTACTTCACTGCAGACGATGAAGAAAAGGTTCTGATTCGAGAGAAAAAAACCTTTGACAGTGCAATACCCTCAGGAAACTCAGTTGAATTTCTAAACCTCTTGAGACTTGGAAGTTTTACCAATGACCACAATCAAATGGATACTGCCAGAAAATTGGAAACTGTATTCTCTGAGACTGTGAAAAGATCACCTACAGGGCACACACAATTTATTTCAGGGGTTGATTTTGCGTTGGGACCCTCCTACAGTGTGGTAATCGTTGGTGATGGAGATTCAGAAGATACCATTGAAATGCTCAGATTAAGACAACTCTACATTCCCAACACAACAATTATATTAAAGGATTCTAAATGGTCAGATAAAACCAATTCCATTTCAGAAGATATTGATAAAAAAAGCATGATAAATGGGAAGGCAACTGCACATGTTTGCAGCACAGGAAGCTGTAAACTCCCAACAAATAAAAAAAGTGAAATGCTAAAATTGTTGAATGAAACTCAAAATTGA
- the mtaC gene encoding methanol--corrinoid protein MtaC yields MSYDEFESKMDQNFVAVRYNVEVEGAAIKPEEDLDVQNTLPTDEPFRSIALSVLYEDRDSSLANVQKALKDKISPIEIINNGLMKGMDAVNILYTKGFYFLPDLMLAGDGMMEGVKECEKVLGHKSETKGTVVSFVAEGDPHDIGKNMVVMFLRAGGFEAIDMGRDVPIKDVVNAVKEYNPLFMTGTALMTTTMTAFPKIVDEIQKEGLEVPAIGCGGGAVRKDFVESFPMSVYGVEAYHAPKLAEAILKDKKTWKDLRKEYSKIVGEFVSEYS; encoded by the coding sequence ATGAGTTATGATGAATTTGAAAGTAAGATGGACCAAAACTTTGTAGCTGTCAGATACAACGTTGAGGTAGAAGGTGCAGCAATTAAACCAGAAGAAGATCTCGATGTACAAAACACCCTTCCCACAGATGAACCATTCAGGTCCATAGCATTATCAGTATTGTATGAAGATAGGGATTCATCACTTGCAAATGTTCAAAAGGCATTGAAAGACAAAATATCACCCATTGAAATAATTAACAATGGTTTAATGAAGGGAATGGATGCAGTTAACATTCTTTATACCAAAGGATTTTATTTCCTACCAGATCTCATGTTAGCAGGGGATGGTATGATGGAAGGTGTCAAGGAATGTGAAAAGGTTTTAGGCCACAAAAGTGAAACCAAAGGAACTGTTGTTTCATTTGTAGCAGAGGGTGATCCTCATGACATTGGTAAAAACATGGTTGTGATGTTTTTAAGAGCCGGTGGATTTGAAGCAATTGACATGGGGCGTGATGTTCCAATTAAAGATGTTGTGAATGCTGTGAAAGAGTACAATCCATTGTTCATGACTGGAACTGCCCTTATGACAACCACCATGACAGCTTTCCCAAAAATCGTTGATGAAATTCAAAAGGAAGGACTCGAAGTTCCGGCCATAGGCTGTGGTGGTGGCGCCGTAAGAAAAGATTTCGTAGAGTCTTTTCCCATGAGCGTGTATGGGGTTGAAGCATATCATGCCCCTAAACTTGCTGAGGCTATTTTGAAAGATAAAAAAACATGGAAAGACCTAAGAAAAGAGTACTCAAAAATAGTTGGAGAATTTGTTTCAGAGTATTCTTAA